A genomic window from Bacteroidales bacterium includes:
- a CDS encoding S46 family peptidase yields the protein MKTRLLFLIYFFSVVSISVRADEGMWLPMLISKYNIAEMQKMGLKLTAEQIYSVNQSCLKDAIVSLDHGGCSGSIISSKGLLITNHHCGFDDIAGQSTVENDYLTDGFWAMRPEEELPIPGKSVSFLVRMEDVTKIVLMGISPEMDETTRNHAVEQAVDSLKNLAIADTKYEASIESMFEGNEYYLFVYETFTDIRMVGAPPSGIGKFGGDTDNWMWPRHTGDFCLLRVYSSPSGKPATFSKENIPYSGKHFLPVSMDGVKEGDFSMIMGYPGATDRYLTSFGIKQKLNQLNPADIALKTAKMEILKKYMNQSDALRIAYASDYAYLANFQKKSIQESKALKRLKVEEDKAIQEDAFTKWAMSEDTRKQQYGEVINELKKVYEEKDSQLADVAMIYLEETLIGAKILFWAYQTNELVSSLEDKDDLEEQVKYFRQKSEEFYKNFNPQADKEVLVKMFKLYKENLPEQFYPELFTTIEKRYKNDFEKYADYLYNSSFYANKKKFDAFLDKPSLKRIMKDPAFKAANSFLASYILSTVLQMGTEDAFNLNRRKYIAGLREMYPNKHFYPDANSTLRLTYGKVMPYDPADAVEYDYFTTSKGILEKQDPESDEFRAPGRLLTLLENKEYGRYADNGHLPVCFLTTHDITGGNSGSPVMNANGELIGVAFDGNSEAMSSDIKYDANLQRTICVDIRYVLFVIDRFAGAGYLLEEMTLVNH from the coding sequence ATGAAAACCAGATTATTATTCCTTATTTACTTTTTTTCGGTTGTATCCATTTCTGTCAGAGCCGATGAAGGTATGTGGCTCCCGATGCTGATCAGCAAATATAATATCGCTGAAATGCAAAAAATGGGACTTAAATTGACTGCAGAACAAATCTATAGTGTTAACCAGTCTTGTCTTAAGGATGCAATTGTTTCATTGGATCACGGAGGGTGCAGCGGTTCCATCATTTCTTCCAAAGGATTGCTGATTACTAACCATCATTGCGGATTTGATGATATTGCAGGACAAAGTACAGTGGAAAATGATTATCTCACTGACGGTTTCTGGGCTATGAGGCCGGAAGAAGAATTACCGATCCCTGGTAAAAGTGTCTCATTCCTTGTTCGAATGGAAGACGTTACAAAGATCGTTCTCATGGGTATCTCACCTGAAATGGATGAAACTACCAGGAATCATGCAGTGGAACAGGCTGTAGATAGCCTGAAAAATCTTGCAATAGCCGATACAAAGTATGAGGCCAGTATTGAAAGCATGTTTGAAGGGAATGAATATTATTTATTCGTTTATGAGACATTCACAGATATACGAATGGTAGGAGCTCCCCCTTCAGGTATTGGAAAATTCGGCGGCGATACAGATAATTGGATGTGGCCCAGGCATACCGGAGACTTTTGTCTTCTTCGGGTTTATTCATCTCCCTCAGGTAAACCTGCTACCTTTTCAAAAGAGAATATTCCATATTCAGGTAAGCACTTTCTGCCTGTTTCAATGGACGGCGTGAAGGAAGGCGATTTTTCAATGATTATGGGATATCCCGGGGCTACTGATCGGTATCTTACCTCATTTGGGATCAAACAGAAGCTGAACCAACTTAACCCGGCTGATATTGCGTTGAAAACAGCTAAAATGGAAATCCTGAAAAAGTATATGAACCAAAGTGATGCATTGCGAATTGCCTATGCTTCTGATTATGCATACCTGGCCAATTTTCAAAAAAAATCCATCCAGGAAAGCAAAGCATTAAAGCGCCTGAAAGTTGAAGAAGATAAAGCAATACAGGAAGATGCTTTCACTAAATGGGCCATGAGTGAGGATACCCGGAAACAGCAATATGGTGAGGTTATTAATGAACTGAAAAAGGTATATGAGGAAAAGGATTCGCAACTGGCCGATGTAGCAATGATCTATCTTGAAGAGACTTTAATCGGGGCCAAAATTCTCTTTTGGGCTTATCAAACCAATGAACTGGTAAGCTCTCTGGAAGACAAGGACGATCTTGAGGAACAGGTCAAATATTTCCGCCAGAAATCGGAGGAGTTTTATAAGAATTTTAATCCGCAAGCTGATAAAGAAGTGCTGGTAAAAATGTTCAAACTCTATAAAGAGAATCTGCCGGAACAATTTTATCCGGAATTATTTACTACTATCGAAAAGCGGTACAAAAATGATTTTGAAAAATATGCTGATTATTTGTACAATTCTTCCTTCTATGCTAATAAGAAAAAATTCGATGCCTTCCTGGATAAGCCCTCTCTTAAGCGAATCATGAAAGATCCTGCTTTTAAAGCTGCAAATTCATTCCTGGCATCCTATATTCTTTCAACAGTATTACAAATGGGTACCGAAGATGCCTTCAATCTTAACAGGAGGAAATATATTGCCGGACTCAGGGAGATGTATCCAAACAAGCATTTTTATCCTGATGCCAACAGTACACTTCGTTTAACCTATGGAAAAGTAATGCCCTACGACCCGGCAGATGCTGTAGAATATGATTATTTCACAACATCAAAAGGAATACTGGAAAAGCAGGATCCTGAGAGTGATGAATTCAGGGCCCCAGGACGTTTGTTAACACTTTTGGAAAATAAAGAATATGGTCGTTATGCCGATAATGGGCATTTACCTGTGTGTTTTCTTACTACCCATGATATCACAGGCGGAAATTCAGGAAGCCCGGTAATGAATGCAAATGGTGAACTGATAGGTGTAGCATTTGACGGCAACTCAGAGGCTATGAGCAGCGATATCAAGTATGATGCAAATCTTCAACGCACCATTTGTGTGGATATCCGTTACGTACTTTTTGTAATCGACCGCTTCGCAGGTGCAGGTTACCTCCTTGAGGAGATGACCCTGGTTAACCATTAA
- a CDS encoding T9SS type A sorting domain-containing protein, which translates to MKKIQYILSFLILLAFNPNIMFGQYPNILISDQNWPNEPSIYMNKKNTSQLVAGANISSFYYSNDGGYTWGNGALQSTLGVYGDPCLVIDTAGYFYYFHLSSPQGQPTLWLDRIVCQRSTNNGLSWNNGSGIGKNDPKQQDKEWVAVNPFNNELCVTWTQFDSYGVADTSQKTVIRFSKSSDQGESWTEAKTISEISGNCVDSDSTVEGAVPAIGPNGEIYTSWAGPAGIVFDRSLDGGSTWLDHDIFVNEMPGGWDYAIPGIYRANGMPITACDLSNGPSRGNVYISWSDQRNGLNDTDVWLSRSSDGGNTWSEAIRVNDDVPGKQQFFNWMTVDQETGYIWVVFYDRRNYNDNQTDVFLAFSTDGGLTFSNFKVSDSPFIPSASVFFGDYTCITAHNGVIRPIWTRLDEFDLSIYTAIVDTLQTSLEEPEAGPLATEMNYPNPFTESTAFSFKLRTGNKISLCIYDIHGRKVASLIDGEWLERGKYIKVFYPDAYNLSSGVYYFSLKGNGINQQRKVVYQK; encoded by the coding sequence ATGAAAAAGATACAATATATTTTATCGTTTCTTATTTTGCTTGCTTTTAACCCGAACATTATGTTTGGGCAATATCCCAATATTTTGATCAGTGATCAGAACTGGCCTAATGAGCCTTCCATCTACATGAATAAAAAAAATACCAGTCAATTGGTGGCTGGCGCCAATATAAGTTCCTTTTATTACTCAAATGATGGAGGTTATACCTGGGGGAATGGAGCCTTACAGTCAACATTGGGTGTTTATGGTGACCCCTGCCTGGTTATTGATACTGCCGGCTATTTTTACTACTTTCATTTGTCCAGTCCACAAGGGCAGCCTACTTTGTGGTTAGACAGGATTGTTTGTCAGCGTTCGACTAATAACGGACTCTCATGGAACAATGGTTCCGGTATTGGCAAAAATGATCCCAAGCAGCAAGATAAGGAATGGGTGGCTGTGAATCCTTTTAATAACGAATTATGTGTCACATGGACCCAATTTGATAGTTATGGAGTTGCAGATACCAGTCAGAAAACAGTCATTCGATTCTCCAAGTCATCGGATCAGGGCGAGAGTTGGACAGAAGCCAAAACCATCAGTGAAATTTCAGGGAATTGTGTCGATAGTGACAGCACAGTAGAGGGAGCCGTTCCTGCAATTGGGCCCAATGGAGAAATATACACATCCTGGGCCGGACCGGCAGGCATTGTATTCGACCGTTCCCTTGATGGTGGTTCAACATGGCTTGATCATGACATTTTTGTGAATGAAATGCCAGGAGGGTGGGATTATGCCATCCCCGGTATATACAGGGCAAATGGGATGCCTATAACGGCTTGTGACCTAAGTAATGGTCCGAGTAGAGGGAATGTATATATCAGCTGGAGTGATCAAAGGAATGGGCTTAATGATACCGATGTCTGGCTGTCAAGATCAAGCGACGGAGGAAATACATGGAGTGAAGCCATCAGGGTCAATGATGATGTTCCCGGCAAGCAACAATTCTTCAATTGGATGACGGTTGATCAGGAGACTGGATATATATGGGTTGTATTCTATGACCGAAGGAATTATAATGATAATCAAACTGATGTCTTTCTTGCATTTTCAACAGATGGAGGGTTAACTTTCAGCAACTTCAAGGTGAGTGATAGTCCTTTTATACCCAGTGCATCCGTGTTCTTTGGTGACTACACATGCATAACTGCGCATAATGGAGTAATACGACCCATCTGGACCAGGCTGGATGAATTTGATCTTTCTATATACACAGCTATTGTCGATACCCTTCAAACTTCATTGGAAGAGCCGGAAGCAGGTCCACTTGCTACAGAGATGAATTACCCTAATCCTTTCACGGAGAGTACGGCTTTTTCTTTTAAGTTACGTACTGGAAATAAGATCAGTCTATGTATTTACGACATCCATGGCAGAAAAGTTGCCAGCCTTATTGATGGTGAATGGTTAGAAAGAGGAAAATACATTAAAGTCTTCTATCCAGATGCCTACAATCTTTCTTCCGGAGTATATTATTTTTCCCTGAAAGGGAATGGAATCAACCAGCAGAGGAAAGTCGTGTATCAAAAGTAA
- a CDS encoding 6-phosphofructokinase, which yields MKIGILTAGGDCPGINAAIRGVGKTAIYEYGMKVYGISSGFRGLIDNNYAELDEAQLSGILTLGGTILGTSRDKPFKNDPTVENKLPKLIKKNYQDLGLDALVVIGGNGSMKTAHKLSLEGLNIVGIPKTIDNDVWGTDVSFGFDSAVWIATEAIDRLHSTANSHKRIMVIELMGHNAGWLTLYSGVAGGGDVILIPEIDYDMELVARYLEKRAKNNKPYSIVAVAEGIRRPKGVSAAAYVSQFIKEITKLETRETILGYIQRGGTPTPMDRILSTRYGAKAVEFIAEGKFGIMVAKSGEHIVPVPLEEVGGKVKLVPADHSLVRKARKMGISFGDRKM from the coding sequence ATGAAGATAGGAATCCTTACTGCAGGAGGAGATTGTCCGGGGATTAATGCAGCAATTCGGGGGGTAGGAAAGACAGCTATCTACGAATATGGAATGAAAGTGTATGGTATCTCTTCCGGGTTCAGGGGATTGATTGATAACAATTACGCTGAACTGGATGAAGCGCAGCTGTCAGGCATCCTTACACTTGGAGGAACTATTCTGGGGACATCCAGGGATAAGCCTTTTAAGAATGATCCTACTGTTGAAAATAAATTGCCGAAACTGATCAAGAAAAACTACCAGGACCTTGGCCTTGATGCATTGGTAGTTATCGGGGGTAATGGATCCATGAAGACTGCTCATAAACTGAGTCTTGAAGGACTAAATATTGTCGGGATTCCTAAAACCATCGACAATGATGTCTGGGGGACTGATGTTTCATTTGGTTTTGATTCTGCTGTTTGGATTGCTACAGAAGCGATTGATCGGTTGCATTCAACGGCAAACTCACATAAACGTATAATGGTTATCGAATTAATGGGACATAATGCCGGCTGGCTTACCTTATATTCAGGAGTTGCAGGTGGTGGAGATGTGATCCTGATTCCTGAAATCGATTATGATATGGAACTGGTAGCCCGTTACCTTGAGAAAAGAGCTAAGAATAATAAACCTTATTCTATCGTTGCTGTAGCTGAAGGAATCCGACGTCCAAAAGGTGTTTCAGCCGCAGCCTATGTTTCTCAGTTTATTAAGGAAATCACAAAACTGGAAACGAGGGAAACAATTTTAGGATATATTCAAAGAGGAGGTACTCCCACACCAATGGATCGGATACTCTCTACCCGATATGGGGCCAAAGCAGTGGAATTTATCGCTGAAGGTAAGTTTGGGATAATGGTTGCAAAATCGGGTGAACATATCGTGCCTGTCCCATTGGAAGAGGTTGGTGGGAAAGTGAAATTGGTTCCTGCTGATCATTCACTGGTTAGAAAAGCCAGGAAAATGGGGATTAGTTTCGGAGATAGGAAAATGTGA